One window of Methanobacterium alkalithermotolerans genomic DNA carries:
- a CDS encoding anaerobic ribonucleoside-triphosphate reductase activating protein, which translates to MKIGGTNISSFDFPGKMSLVIFTGGCTLRCPYCHNPEIINGGDEVSLDEIFKKIEDASEFVDGVVITGGEPLMQCTAIKKILKYVRSKGLLAKLDTNGCFPDRLQHVIELVDYVSLDIKAPFDRYGDLIGLDIGKDVEESMEIVLNSPNTFLECRTTYVPTLLNEKDIHQISREINCDLYTLQQFRNRIVLDPSLESVPSPSREFLGELAKKIKPLLNKVKIKTSEFGEEII; encoded by the coding sequence ATGAAAATTGGTGGTACCAATATATCTTCCTTTGATTTTCCAGGGAAAATGTCCCTGGTTATTTTTACAGGAGGCTGTACTTTAAGGTGTCCCTACTGCCATAACCCGGAAATAATTAATGGTGGAGATGAAGTAAGCTTAGATGAAATTTTTAAAAAAATTGAAGATGCTTCTGAATTTGTGGATGGAGTGGTAATTACCGGAGGAGAGCCCTTAATGCAGTGTACTGCTATAAAGAAAATTTTGAAATACGTACGTTCAAAGGGCCTCTTAGCCAAATTGGATACCAATGGATGTTTTCCAGATAGGCTGCAGCATGTTATTGAATTGGTAGATTATGTTAGTCTGGATATAAAAGCTCCCTTCGACAGGTATGGAGATTTGATTGGTTTAGATATCGGAAAAGACGTAGAAGAAAGTATGGAAATTGTTTTAAATTCTCCGAATACTTTTTTAGAATGCAGAACGACCTATGTACCTACCCTTCTTAATGAAAAAGATATTCATCAGATTTCAAGAGAAATAAATTGCGATTTATATACATTGCAGCAATTCAGGAATAGAATAGTTCTGGATCCATCTCTTGAATCTGTTCCCAGCCCTTCCCGAGAATTTTTAGGGGAACTGGCAAAAAAAATAAAGCCTCTTCTAAATAAAGTAAAAATAAAAACCTCTGAGTTTGGGGAAGAAATCATATAA
- the hisC gene encoding histidinol-phosphate transaminase, with protein MVKIRKIINELDPYIPGRSIKEIASEYSLQKEDIIKLGSNENPLGPSPRAIEAIKGELDLISQYPESGLRDLKEEIAKYSGVSAQEVIIGGDGADEIIDVLGKTFLDPGCEFIVPLPSYMYYEFTLRTHGAIPVYGRWDVEENKLDVESVLGAITPETRLIFLCSPNNPTGGLIDKEDIETILSSTDALVVVDEAYFEFSGVNNIDLIDKYENLFILRTFSKVMGLAGMRIGYGLSNPRIIEYMHRVKPVFSLTNLSHIAALATLRDTDYLEESTRVSVESREFLYEKISRINHLKVFKSKANYLLVDVRKTGMNSSQIAKKLLEKGIIVRDCKSFKGLDDYWIRVSVGTIPEDERFIEVLQNILNES; from the coding sequence ATGGTTAAAATTCGGAAAATTATCAATGAATTAGACCCTTACATTCCTGGTAGATCCATAAAAGAAATTGCTAGTGAATATTCGCTCCAAAAAGAAGATATAATAAAATTGGGTTCCAATGAAAATCCCCTGGGTCCTTCACCCCGGGCCATAGAAGCCATAAAGGGAGAGCTGGATTTAATTAGCCAGTACCCTGAATCGGGATTAAGAGACCTTAAAGAAGAAATAGCAAAATATTCTGGTGTTTCTGCCCAGGAAGTTATTATTGGAGGGGACGGAGCTGACGAAATAATTGATGTTCTGGGAAAAACATTTTTAGATCCCGGATGTGAATTTATAGTTCCATTGCCATCTTATATGTACTATGAATTCACCCTGCGCACTCATGGGGCCATCCCTGTTTATGGACGCTGGGATGTGGAAGAAAATAAGCTGGATGTTGAGTCTGTGCTTGGTGCTATAACTCCTGAAACCAGATTAATATTTCTTTGTTCCCCAAATAATCCCACTGGTGGTTTAATTGATAAGGAAGATATTGAAACCATATTGAGCTCTACTGATGCTCTGGTGGTGGTGGATGAAGCTTATTTTGAATTCTCAGGAGTAAATAATATTGATCTTATCGACAAATATGAAAATTTATTTATACTCCGTACATTCTCCAAAGTAATGGGGCTGGCAGGTATGAGGATTGGTTATGGGCTTTCTAATCCCAGAATAATTGAGTACATGCACCGGGTGAAGCCTGTTTTTAGTTTGACTAACTTATCACACATTGCGGCTCTGGCCACACTTAGAGATACTGATTATCTGGAAGAATCAACCCGGGTGTCTGTTGAAAGTAGAGAATTCCTATATGAAAAAATCTCCAGGATAAATCATTTGAAGGTTTTTAAATCTAAAGCAAATTACTTGCTGGTGGATGTGCGTAAGACCGGCATGAATTCGTCCCAAATAGCAAAAAAACTATTGGAAAAAGGGATAATAGTTAGAGACTGTAAGTCATTTAAAGGTCTGGATGACTACTGGATCCGGGTTAGTGTAGGTACCATTCCTGAGGATGAAAGATTCATTGAAGTATTGCAAAATATACTAAATGAAAGCTGA
- a CDS encoding gamma carbonic anhydrase family protein, whose translation MKKIHSTVRLFPGAHVQGKVEIDENSSVWYNAVVRGDIEPIKIGKFSNIQDNCVVHSSADYPVKIGDYVSVGHAAVLHGCTIDKNVLIGMNATVLNGAHIGKDSVVGAGAVVTEGKKFPSRSLIIGMPARLIKELNEEEIRSIKENALRYSVLSHESP comes from the coding sequence ATGAAAAAAATTCATTCCACTGTTCGTCTATTTCCCGGTGCCCATGTCCAGGGAAAAGTTGAAATTGATGAAAATTCTTCTGTGTGGTACAATGCAGTTGTAAGAGGAGATATAGAACCTATAAAAATCGGAAAATTCTCCAATATTCAGGATAACTGCGTGGTACATTCCTCAGCAGATTACCCAGTTAAAATAGGAGATTACGTTTCAGTAGGACATGCTGCCGTATTGCATGGATGCACCATAGATAAAAATGTGCTGATTGGCATGAATGCCACTGTTTTGAATGGAGCCCACATAGGGAAAGATTCTGTGGTAGGGGCCGGTGCGGTGGTCACTGAAGGAAAAAAATTCCCCTCCCGAAGTCTGATTATAGGAATGCCTGCCCGTCTAATTAAAGAGCTTAATGAGGAAGAAATTAGATCTATTAAAGAAAATGCTTTAAGATATAGTGTTCTTTCCCACGAAAGCCCATGA
- the glmU gene encoding bifunctional sugar-1-phosphate nucleotidylyltransferase/acetyltransferase, giving the protein MKAVILTAGEGTRMRPLTLTRPKTMLPVAGKPIIQYNIEALRDAGISEILMIVGYQENMVRDYFKDGKDLGVKITYITQKSRLGTAHAIGYAREFIKEQFIVLNGDIIIDPQLLYDLIQKYSDFNARSMMVLTEVEDPCSFGVVMLNGDKVTEIIEKPKAGEAPSNLINTGIYIFDPDIFSCIEKTPESSRGEYEITDSLKIQMEEGKKVAGLVSNKKWIDIGKPWELLKINEDFLNNMEGKIEGEVEKGATLEGEVVLGYGSVIRAGSYIQGPVHIGKNCDVGPNCYLRKYTFLGNDVRVGNAVEIKNSIIMDHTNVNHLSYIGDSIIGSRCNIAAGTNIANLRFDDKTIKLNIKGEKVDSGRRKFGVVFADGVKTGINSSFNPGVTVGCNSSIGAGAVIHKNIDSEKLVMVKQEHLIIDKNKK; this is encoded by the coding sequence TTGAAAGCGGTGATTTTAACTGCGGGAGAGGGTACCAGGATGCGTCCTTTAACTCTTACCCGTCCTAAAACAATGCTTCCAGTCGCAGGAAAGCCTATAATACAATATAATATTGAGGCACTTCGAGATGCAGGAATAAGCGAGATTCTAATGATAGTGGGTTATCAGGAAAACATGGTGCGAGACTATTTTAAAGATGGGAAGGACCTGGGAGTTAAAATTACTTACATAACTCAAAAAAGCCGTTTAGGTACGGCACACGCCATAGGATATGCCCGTGAATTTATTAAAGAACAATTCATAGTTCTTAATGGAGATATTATCATTGACCCTCAGCTTTTATATGACTTAATTCAAAAGTATTCAGACTTTAATGCCCGGTCAATGATGGTGCTTACTGAAGTAGAGGATCCCTGTTCTTTTGGTGTGGTGATGTTAAACGGAGATAAGGTAACAGAGATTATTGAAAAACCAAAAGCTGGAGAAGCCCCAAGTAATTTAATTAATACAGGCATATACATTTTTGACCCTGATATTTTTTCCTGTATTGAAAAAACTCCCGAATCAAGTCGGGGCGAGTATGAAATAACTGATTCTTTAAAGATCCAAATGGAAGAAGGTAAAAAAGTAGCAGGGCTGGTTTCCAATAAAAAATGGATAGATATAGGCAAGCCATGGGAACTTCTAAAAATTAATGAAGACTTTTTAAATAATATGGAAGGTAAAATAGAGGGTGAGGTGGAAAAAGGAGCCACCCTGGAAGGAGAAGTGGTCTTAGGTTATGGCAGTGTAATTCGAGCTGGTTCTTATATTCAGGGGCCGGTGCATATTGGAAAAAACTGTGATGTAGGCCCTAACTGTTATTTAAGAAAGTATACCTTCCTTGGAAATGATGTAAGAGTAGGAAATGCAGTTGAAATTAAAAATTCAATTATAATGGATCACACTAATGTTAATCACCTTTCATATATAGGGGATTCTATTATAGGATCACGATGTAATATTGCGGCTGGAACCAATATTGCTAATCTTCGTTTTGATGATAAGACCATTAAACTGAATATAAAAGGCGAAAAGGTAGATAGCGGCAGAAGGAAATTTGGAGTGGTATTTGCTGATGGGGTGAAGACCGGTATAAATTCCAGTTTTAACCCGGGAGTGACCGTAGGCTGCAACTCATCTATTGGGGCAGGAGCAGTTATACATAAGAATATTGATTCTGAAAAGCTGGTCATGGTAAAACAGGAACATCTTATAATTGATAAAAATAAAAAATAA